In a single window of the Eshraghiella crossota genome:
- the ftsH gene encoding ATP-dependent zinc metalloprotease FtsH produces MEKKQQNRGGGIVFYIILAAIIGIIIFSVRSFNKKGDDYSYSQFVQDLNDGIVSCVTIKQNEQAPTGKITVDFSQQGKESVSTYVTDVNMVEKAVTEYNSKNDQRVELDTKDITKESVFLTTVLPFILVAVSIIVVFVLLGRSSGGGGANAKMMNFGKSRARLMDPSAAKVTFDKVAGLSEEKEELEEIVDFLKNPGKYVELGARIPKGVILVGPPGTGKTLIAKAVAGEAGVPFFSISGSDFVEMFVGVGASRVRDLFEEAKKNAPCIIFIDEIDAVARRRGTGMGGGHDEREQTLNQMLVEMDGFGVNSGIIVIAATNRVDILDPAILRPGRFDRKVAVGKPDVKGRREILDVHVKGKPIGDDVDLDTVAQTTAGFTGADLENLMNEAAIYAAKNGRKYIIQADIERSFIKVGIGAEKKSKVISDKEKKITAYHEAGHAILFHVLPDVGPVHTISIIPTGMGAAGYTMPLPEKDEMFNTKGKMLQQIIVGLGGRVAEELVFEDVTTGASQDIKQSTALARAMVTEYGFSDKIGPIDYGNDSDEVFIGRDLAHTRKYGENIAGEIDKEVKKIIDECYAKAKELILANKNVLDSCAAILIKKEKITREEFEALFETNN; encoded by the coding sequence TTGGAAAAGAAGCAGCAGAACAGAGGCGGCGGAATTGTTTTTTATATAATTCTTGCCGCAATTATAGGAATAATTATTTTTTCTGTCAGGTCATTTAACAAAAAAGGTGATGATTATTCTTATTCACAATTTGTACAGGACCTTAATGACGGTATTGTATCCTGTGTAACAATCAAACAGAACGAACAGGCACCGACCGGTAAGATTACAGTTGATTTCAGTCAGCAGGGTAAGGAGTCTGTATCAACTTATGTAACGGATGTTAACATGGTTGAAAAAGCTGTAACGGAATATAACAGCAAGAATGACCAGAGAGTAGAACTTGATACAAAAGATATCACGAAGGAAAGCGTGTTTTTAACAACCGTTCTTCCGTTTATACTCGTAGCAGTGAGCATAATAGTAGTGTTTGTTTTACTCGGAAGAAGTTCCGGTGGTGGCGGAGCCAATGCAAAGATGATGAACTTTGGCAAGAGCAGGGCAAGACTTATGGACCCAAGTGCCGCTAAGGTAACTTTTGATAAGGTTGCGGGACTTTCAGAAGAGAAAGAGGAATTAGAGGAAATTGTTGATTTCCTTAAGAACCCCGGCAAATATGTTGAACTCGGTGCCAGAATACCTAAGGGTGTTATACTTGTAGGCCCTCCGGGAACAGGTAAGACACTTATTGCAAAGGCTGTTGCCGGTGAGGCGGGAGTTCCTTTCTTCAGCATTTCTGGTTCAGACTTTGTTGAGATGTTTGTCGGCGTTGGTGCGTCAAGAGTAAGAGACCTTTTTGAAGAAGCGAAGAAGAATGCACCATGTATTATTTTTATAGATGAGATTGATGCGGTTGCCAGACGAAGAGGTACAGGAATGGGCGGCGGACATGATGAACGTGAGCAGACGCTTAACCAGATGCTTGTTGAGATGGACGGTTTTGGTGTTAATTCCGGAATTATCGTAATAGCAGCTACCAACCGTGTGGATATTCTCGACCCTGCCATTTTAAGACCGGGCCGGTTTGACAGAAAAGTTGCTGTTGGTAAGCCGGATGTCAAGGGAAGAAGAGAAATCCTTGATGTACATGTTAAGGGCAAGCCTATAGGAGATGATGTAGATCTTGATACCGTTGCACAGACAACGGCCGGTTTTACGGGAGCGGATCTTGAGAACCTTATGAACGAAGCTGCTATTTATGCGGCTAAGAACGGCAGAAAGTATATTATACAGGCTGATATTGAAAGATCATTTATCAAGGTTGGCATAGGTGCAGAGAAGAAGAGCAAAGTTATTTCCGATAAGGAAAAGAAAATTACCGCATATCACGAAGCAGGACATGCAATTCTTTTTCATGTACTGCCGGATGTTGGACCTGTCCATACAATTTCAATCATTCCTACAGGAATGGGTGCAGCAGGTTATACAATGCCTCTCCCTGAAAAGGATGAGATGTTTAATACCAAAGGAAAGATGTTACAGCAGATTATCGTGGGACTTGGCGGACGTGTTGCAGAAGAACTTGTATTTGAAGATGTTACAACAGGGGCATCACAGGATATTAAGCAGTCTACCGCACTTGCAAGAGCTATGGTAACCGAATATGGTTTCTCCGACAAAATCGGACCTATTGATTATGGTAATGACAGCGATGAGGTATTTATCGGAAGGGATTTAGCCCATACAAGAAAATACGGTGAAAACATAGCCGGAGAGATTGACAAAGAAGTTAAAAAGATTATTGACGAATGTTATGCAAAAGCCAAAGAGCTTATTCTTGCCAATAAGAATGTGCTTGACAGCTGTGCAGCAATCCTTATCAAGAAAGAAAAGATCACAAGAGAAGAGTTTGAGGCATTGTTTGAAACTAACAATTAG